The genomic DNA CTAACGGTGATCACTAAAACGaataataattgaataaaAGTACACATTTACGAGCTATGATCGCATTAGCCTCGTTGTTCTTGATCCCAAATGACTTCCCTTTTCGTGCAGGGATATTCACTCATTAGCCTTGTTCTTGATCCCAAATGACTTCCTTCTTCGTGCAGGATAATCAAGTGGAAATGTGGACCAAATCATGAATGGACGTATAGTCGAAGAAACCTACTAAAACAACAGAATTCCAACTTTTATTCACCAAAATATAACATTAAGCATTGCCTAATCCGGAACAGTAGTAACAAGAACAGCACCAGCTACAAACTTGGAAATTTCCACTTCAGCTCTTCAATGAAATGGCACGGGAGGAGGGAAGGAAAAACAAACAGAAAACAGGGAGCTTTGGAGGACTTCGAACACGATACGTCTCTCGCATATCTCCATTCTATAGAGCTATACAAATGACAGATACATAGAAAGGATATATAGTACAACAGTTGTAGATAAGTTCTCACACAGAGTGATGCACTTATTCAGGCGACTCACACGTTTCAAGCTAGTTTCCTTCGAAACCTACAAAGATCTCTCTTTTCCCAAGCTCGTGCCACCTCTGTAAATTCGATCAAACCAAAACCATATTCATTAAGCACGAGGCCTAACGCTCAACCCGACTTGTATGAGCTTATGCTGCGGAACCAGCTTGTTCACAAAGGTCCAGAAGCTCCAGGGTCTGCAAAAAAGTCACCAAGCAATTGACAAAAAGTGTGAACCTGGGCATGCATTAATTCACTACGAGGGGATTGCACAGTGTTCAAGTAAAATAGTTGAACAGTAATGTACTTATTATACCTCAGGAACTGAGAGCTCAAGGCGAAACTTTGGGCCATCGTAATGGTGCAAGACAGGCCTAAAAGCATCTTCTTCCAATGCCTTGCATAGTTTCCGAATGCAAATTCTTACCTGGGTCAATCAAAATAGGAAGAGCCAATGGTGAAtctaaaaaagataaaacggTAATGCAGTGTCTGTTAAATGTAAGGCCACTTAATGCGAGTAATATTGGCTGAAATCAGATTAGAGTATCTGCAGCAACCATTGACAAGCATTGTTTTACCTGAGCAGGGAATCTTGATTCGCCTTTACACTTTTTATCCTCCCATGCAGTTGGATCAATGTTAGAACCACCAAAACTAGCTGCCTAAACAAGTTCAATGAGAAAACAATAGAAGTAAGTCACACTGAAACAAAAATTCCAAAATATGGAAATGCTCATGTCACATTTATGAGTGACACCTTAACAGTTGTTTCCTATCAAACTCAACGGAGAAAAGGAAATCCAGGATATGGTCAATATTTCATCAAAAATATTATCTGAAAATATCCACAGGATGCTCTGAAAAGCTAATTTAGACAGAGAGTCGGAAACAAACCTCAAAAATACCATGCAACTGATGAGTGGTGTAATTGTAAAGAAACAGGGGTAAGCCTGGTGTTATGGCCCGGACTGAATCTCGGTACCTTGGAGGCAAACctgtagaaaaataaatatcaccAAACATAAGCTCAGATTAAAGCAAACTGAGATTAAAAGCACAACGTAGATTTTCATACAAGAATTGTCATCAAAGGATCCTGCAGATCCTAGATATGGCTATATGCCATACAGGAAAATTCCTTCGGCTGCATACCGATCTTGCCATAGCGAACAAGAACATTAATCATGGATTTTGGTGCACTCATGACATCCatgaattatatatgtgtatatattttatacacacacacacacacaagtTAAGTCTGAATTACCAAAGAGCTGGCGTTTCAAGTCTTCCTGCATAGTATCATTGTTGCACACAAATATGTATCCTCCAAGCACTTCATTTCTTGGAAGAGTCTCTGTGGCAGGCAGAGTCTTGAACCTTTTCTCAGCTGCATTGTTGCTATCATTGCTGTTACtgttgttattgttgttgGTGTTTTGCGGCTCCTTGCTTCTGATATTAATATTAGCTCCGTGCTTGTTAGCAATCATCCCGGTGATGTTATTCTGAATTGGATTTATCTTCTGGTACATGGGATTGACATTGGCAGAACTATTTCCAAAGGACATTTTACTTGCACTATCCGCAAATttcgagtccaagctcaacaTGTTAAATTTGAGACTCTCATACTTGTTGTCCTCCTGGAAGCCAAACTTTTCCATCCTTACTTCGGATGGACCCTTTGAAAGATCAAGGTTATTCATGCGTTCGCCCTTCATTCTCGTCTGCTCAGCCAATTTAGAAGCAACCATAAACCACTCATGATCCTCAGAGACCTTTCCTTGTCCTCGAAGGTCATCGCCCAATTGCCAAAAGCTCGCCATTGTGCAATACCTAACAGCACAGCACGTATGAGTATATTAGAGGAGAAACAGTACAAAGATTAGGGATTCGAAAACAGAGTAATGAGCTTAGTTACTTAAGCACAAAACGAGCTTATATTTAGCACAAAACGGCTATGCCCCACATCAAAGACCCACgctaaattgaagataaaccCCTGCAGCAGATCCAGAAGGAAGGCGGACCAATATTCCCATACAGAATCTCAAAAGTAAGTGCTGAAGAAAGATTACATTCCATAAACTCAATATAAGAATTCGGGAATTCACACTAAAAATGAGAAAGACAAAATCTATTTTTAACCGGATTGCATGTCATTTCCCATTTGGAACTACAGATCATCCTCGATACCTAATCGCATGCAACCCACTAGATGAGACCGACCCACCACTGCCAGTTCTCCTCAGTCACCTCAAACTTGCGACTTGCGAGGCAGACAAGTCAACACAGAGCAGACCTCAAAGTCAACCGCAAGCTGCAGCAAACCTAGCAGGAAGGAAGCTTCTCCCTTCCCCCACTGACCTCGTAATTCAACCGCATTCCTCGGACCCACGAACCCAAAGTACTAAACCAGCAATAAGAAAAAGGGCATAAAGCTAGCAACTTCACCCAAATCTCAGCAAAACCGAAAATCGAAATGCAGAGCAAGAACTCTATAggacaaagaagaaaaaaaggaacgAACTTGCGAGTTGAATTAAGCTTGAAACTCAATTGACCGATCCGGGGGGAGTGGGAATTCGATCAAATGCCAGGACTCGGGCTTGACCCAGTGAGATTTGTGCTGATGCAGTAAAACCCTAGATTTCGGGGATCAGATTCACAGTACGCGAAGgggaggagaagagagagagagagtgtacCTTTCAGCTGATTGGGCAGTGAGTGGTGGAAGAGCCGAAAGACACGAcgtgggagagagagagagagagagagagagagagagaggaatgaTAGTTGATGGGATTTATGTTTTCAGTGTCCCAAAATTGCCATCGCATGTTGGCAGATATTACCTATCTTGCCActgcattttgaattttcaccACCGTTTTATTTGAATTAGCCATTATGTCCATGCGTTACGCGAAGATattatcaattaaaaaataatataataaatttatttaataaaggaGTACAATTCTATAAGCTAATtctattttacaatttttttgaaCCGCTTATTCAATATCTCTATTCAAGTAATTCATTAgacatgaattttttcttcaGTTTTTTTCGGTATATATTATCACAAATTTCTTTTAAGATTCTAAAATCTAACccttaattagaatttgtGAGTGAGGCAAACTAAAGACGAAAACATGtatttaatcaaaattattatagtcaattgtttcttttaatcgaattaaattcatttttttagtaTCGAGAATTTGATGAGGGAAACAAAAATGGACACTGTACCATGATTTGAGGATCTTTATAACTTTATCAGGAGATGAGAGTTCTCAAATATAACTCTATAGATATTACTCttcaactttaattttatatatatatatatatatatatatattgattaggTTGGTTAGCTTGCGGATCTTAGGGTGGCCGATTAGTTTGGTAGATTGATGGACTTGGAAATTGCATGGAATTAATTGTTTAGCCTACGGTCACTTGAAGTCGAGTCtttaaatttgtttaatttaatgaaaatctaattatacaaatgttttttttttggcccaTGAGAGACAAAGAACAAactgaatatttttt from Punica granatum isolate Tunisia-2019 chromosome 2, ASM765513v2, whole genome shotgun sequence includes the following:
- the LOC116197125 gene encoding B2 protein, coding for MASFWQLGDDLRGQGKVSEDHEWFMVASKLAEQTRMKGERMNNLDLSKGPSEVRMEKFGFQEDNKYESLKFNMLSLDSKFADSASKMSFGNSSANVNPMYQKINPIQNNITGMIANKHGANINIRSKEPQNTNNNNNSNSNDSNNAAEKRFKTLPATETLPRNEVLGGYIFVCNNDTMQEDLKRQLFGLPPRYRDSVRAITPGLPLFLYNYTTHQLHGIFEAASFGGSNIDPTAWEDKKCKGESRFPAQVRICIRKLCKALEEDAFRPVLHHYDGPKFRLELSVPETLELLDLCEQAGSAA